The Macrobrachium nipponense isolate FS-2020 chromosome 27, ASM1510439v2, whole genome shotgun sequence genome includes a region encoding these proteins:
- the LOC135200882 gene encoding crustacean hyperglycemic hormones isoform X2, which produces MIRSSVMGPTMFLVVLLLVATHQTSAWSVDGLARIEKLLSTSSSASAASPTRGQGLNLKKRAILDQSCKGIFDRELFKKLDRVCDDCYNLYRKPYVAIDCRKDCFGTKTFGHCVEDLLLDQTHYKELRDHVALF; this is translated from the exons ATGATTCGCAGCAGTGTG ATGGGACCCACCATGTTCCTGGTCGTCCTCCTCCTGGTCGCGACCCACCAAACCTCGGCTTGGTCCGTCGATGGCCTCGCCAGGATAGAGAAGCTCTTATCCACGTCGTCCTCGGCTTCCGCCGCCTCTCCCACGAGAGGCCAGGGCCTCAACCTGAAGAAAAGGGCCATCCTCGACCAATCCTGCAAAGGGATCTTCGACCGCGAGCTCTTCAAGAAGCTCGACCGCGTGTGCGACGATTGTTACAACCTCTACAGGAAGCCATACGTCGCCATCGACTGCAG AAAAGACTGTTTTGGTACTAAAACTTTTGGTCATTGCGTGGAAGATTTGCTATTAGACCAAACTCATTATAAAGAGTTAAGAGACCACGTCGCCCTGTTCTGA
- the LOC135200882 gene encoding crustacean hyperglycemic hormones isoform X1 yields MIRSSVMGPTMFLVVLLLVATHQTSAWSVDGLARIEKLLSTSSSASAASPTRGQGLNLKKRAILDQSCKGIFDRELFKKLDRVCDDCYNLYRKPYVAIDCREGCYQNLVFRQCIQDLQLMDQLDEYANAVQVVGK; encoded by the exons ATGATTCGCAGCAGTGTG ATGGGACCCACCATGTTCCTGGTCGTCCTCCTCCTGGTCGCGACCCACCAAACCTCGGCTTGGTCCGTCGATGGCCTCGCCAGGATAGAGAAGCTCTTATCCACGTCGTCCTCGGCTTCCGCCGCCTCTCCCACGAGAGGCCAGGGCCTCAACCTGAAGAAAAGGGCCATCCTCGACCAATCCTGCAAAGGGATCTTCGACCGCGAGCTCTTCAAGAAGCTCGACCGCGTGTGCGACGATTGTTACAACCTCTACAGGAAGCCATACGTCGCCATCGACTGCAG gGAGGGCTGCTACCAGAACTTGGTTTTCCGACAGTGCATTCAGGACCTCCAGCTGATGGACCAGCTCGACGAGTACGCCAACGCTGTTCAGGTCGTTGGGAAGTAG